In Comamonadaceae bacterium OS-1, a single window of DNA contains:
- the lacZ_2 gene encoding beta-galactosidase: MEYPRPQLRRAQWQSLDGVWQFAFDDVARWALPADVAFDRRITVPYAPESQRSGIADTGFHPRCWYHRTVELAAAPSASQRVLLHFGAVDYEATVWVNGQQVGTHRGGHAPFQLDISAYLHNMRGTSFTLALLAEDDPHDMHKPRGKQDWQPEPHNIWYPRTSGIWRSVWLEVVQSSHLAGLRWTADIAQWQIRLDATVHQPQPGQRLQVRLALDGAELSNDTFTVQDGQVRRSIHLPDPGIDSARDPLCWSPEHPQLIAATLTLLAADGTVLDQVDSYTALRDVKLDAANFMLNNRSYPLRMVLDQGYWPASLMTATSDELRADVELIKRLGFNGARKHQKSEDPRWLYWCDVLGLCVWAEMPSAYGFSAETVDRVADEWKALVQRDLSHPCVVAWVPINESWGVPELPHDPRQVNFVQALYHLTKALDGSRPVIGNDGWEMPCGDILAIHDYSNDPALVRQRYGSPEAIAHTLQHSRHNRRMLVLPGFDTTNRPAMLTEFGGIAMVPGRPDGVAAWGYTSARDADELLAQYGDLLGSVHDCRNLAGFCYTQLTDTFLEQNGLLTEDRQPKADLAALAAITRGTAVAQRIAPDNPLGYSPSWLAKTHAAS, translated from the coding sequence ATGGAGTACCCCCGCCCCCAGTTGCGCCGCGCGCAGTGGCAAAGTCTGGACGGAGTCTGGCAATTTGCCTTCGACGATGTCGCCCGCTGGGCATTGCCCGCCGACGTGGCCTTTGACCGCCGCATCACCGTGCCCTACGCCCCCGAGTCGCAGCGCAGCGGCATAGCCGATACCGGCTTTCACCCCCGCTGCTGGTACCACCGTACGGTGGAGCTGGCTGCTGCTCCCAGCGCCTCCCAGCGCGTGCTGCTGCACTTTGGTGCGGTGGACTACGAGGCCACGGTGTGGGTCAACGGCCAGCAGGTCGGCACCCACCGGGGCGGGCATGCGCCGTTCCAGCTGGACATCAGCGCCTACCTGCACAACATGCGCGGCACTAGCTTTACCCTGGCCCTGCTGGCCGAAGACGACCCGCACGACATGCACAAGCCGCGCGGCAAGCAGGACTGGCAGCCCGAGCCGCACAACATCTGGTACCCGCGCACCAGCGGCATCTGGCGCAGCGTGTGGCTGGAGGTGGTGCAGAGCAGCCACCTGGCCGGCCTGCGCTGGACGGCGGACATCGCGCAGTGGCAGATCCGGCTGGATGCGACGGTCCACCAGCCGCAGCCCGGCCAGCGCCTGCAAGTGCGTTTGGCGCTGGACGGCGCGGAGCTGTCGAACGACACATTTACCGTGCAAGACGGCCAGGTGCGCCGCAGCATCCACCTGCCCGACCCCGGCATCGACTCGGCCCGTGACCCCCTGTGCTGGAGCCCCGAACACCCGCAGCTCATCGCTGCCACGCTCACCCTGCTAGCCGCCGACGGCACCGTGCTGGACCAGGTGGACAGCTACACCGCCCTGCGCGATGTGAAGCTGGATGCCGCCAACTTCATGCTCAACAACCGCAGCTACCCTCTGCGCATGGTGCTGGACCAGGGCTACTGGCCCGCCTCGCTGATGACGGCCACCAGCGACGAGCTGCGTGCCGATGTGGAACTGATCAAACGCCTGGGCTTCAATGGCGCGCGCAAACACCAAAAGAGCGAAGACCCGCGCTGGCTCTACTGGTGCGACGTGCTGGGCCTGTGCGTGTGGGCCGAAATGCCCTCGGCCTATGGCTTTTCTGCCGAGACGGTGGACCGCGTGGCCGACGAATGGAAGGCCCTGGTGCAGCGCGACCTGTCGCACCCCTGCGTGGTGGCCTGGGTGCCGATCAACGAATCCTGGGGCGTGCCCGAGCTGCCCCACGACCCGCGCCAGGTGAACTTTGTGCAAGCCCTGTACCACCTGACCAAGGCACTGGACGGCAGCCGCCCGGTGATTGGCAACGACGGCTGGGAAATGCCCTGCGGCGACATCCTGGCCATCCACGACTACAGCAACGACCCCGCGCTGGTCCGCCAGCGCTACGGCAGCCCCGAAGCCATTGCCCACACCCTGCAACACTCCCGCCACAACCGGCGCATGCTGGTGCTGCCCGGTTTTGACACCACCAACCGCCCGGCCATGCTGACCGAATTTGGCGGCATCGCCATGGTGCCCGGCCGGCCCGACGGCGTGGCGGCCTGGGGTTACACCTCGGCCCGCGATGCGGATGAGCTGCTGGCGCAGTACGGCGATCTGCTGGGCAGCGTGCACGACTGCCGCAACCTGGCGGGCTTTTGCTACACCCAGCTGACCGACACCTTTCTGGAGCAAAACGGCCTGCTCACCGAAGACCGCCAGCCCAAAGCCGACCTGGCCGCCCTGGCCGCCATCACCCGAGGCACTGCCGTGGCGCAGCGCATCGCCCCCGATAACCCGCTGGGCTACTCCCCAAGCTGGTTAGCCAAGACGCACGCCGCTTCTTGA
- the araP gene encoding L-arabinose transport system permease protein AraP: protein MRPAPKLPRIPLHAAAMLAPFALAYGLFFLWPAVQTLLLSFTQSSTTATTGFVGLANYIELFADPDFWSSLVQTLYFCLLTVLPLTAMGLIAALLVERMDRGKSLVQAAFFLPYVLPVGVMTLIAGWMLHPNFGVINYVFESQNAWLSDPVWAMPMVGIATLWWTVGFNMLFFMAGLRNIPSDIYEAAGLDGARGFTLFRFITWPQLMPVTIMVVLLQLIGSLKVFSQPYIMTGGGPFNSTRVVLHYMYETGFVNDNAGYASAIAVVFMVVVLLVSVVQNWLLRGRHAH, encoded by the coding sequence ATGCGGCCCGCTCCCAAGCTCCCTCGCATCCCGCTGCACGCAGCGGCCATGCTGGCCCCGTTCGCCCTGGCCTACGGCCTGTTTTTTCTGTGGCCTGCGGTGCAGACCCTGCTGCTGAGCTTTACCCAGAGCAGCACCACGGCCACCACCGGCTTTGTCGGCCTGGCCAACTACATAGAACTGTTTGCCGATCCCGACTTCTGGTCGTCGCTGGTGCAAACCCTGTACTTTTGCCTGCTCACCGTGCTTCCGCTCACCGCCATGGGCCTCATTGCCGCGCTGCTGGTGGAGCGCATGGACCGGGGCAAGTCGCTGGTGCAGGCGGCCTTCTTCTTGCCCTATGTGCTGCCGGTGGGCGTGATGACGCTGATCGCCGGGTGGATGCTGCACCCCAACTTTGGCGTGATCAATTACGTATTTGAAAGCCAGAACGCCTGGCTCAGCGACCCGGTGTGGGCCATGCCCATGGTGGGCATTGCCACGCTGTGGTGGACGGTGGGTTTCAACATGCTGTTCTTCATGGCCGGGCTGCGCAACATCCCCAGCGACATCTACGAGGCCGCCGGGCTCGACGGTGCCCGCGGCTTTACCCTGTTCCGCTTTATTACCTGGCCGCAGCTGATGCCGGTGACCATCATGGTGGTGCTGCTGCAACTGATTGGCTCGCTCAAGGTGTTCAGCCAGCCCTACATCATGACCGGCGGCGGGCCGTTCAACTCGACCCGAGTGGTGCTGCACTACATGTACGAAACCGGCTTTGTGAACGACAACGCGGGTTATGCGTCGGCGATTGCCGTGGTGTTCATGGTGGTGGTGCTGCTGGTGTCGGTCGTACAAAACTGGTTATTGCGAGGTCGCCATGCCCACTAA
- the araQ_6 gene encoding L-arabinose transport system permease protein AraQ, with product MPTKSRMESESRFADWGWAAAALLLTTVLAALWMAPLLWALSTSLRPEEETVLQPMRWLPQDWTLGAFTKVLTAGNLPTWMFNSIVTSVAVTVLTVAISVLAAYAFSQLKFRGRDGFFLLAMVGVMFPFEALLIPLFRLMHTLGAIDTLAGIVLPQIVSPMAIYVFRGFFDAIPRDFRESAMMEGASEWQVLWHIFVPISKNILWAMAIIVFIGAWNNFLWPFIVITSPQMMTVPVGLTQIQDAFGVRYAQTMAAALLGGAPVAIAYLLFQRRVTHGFLAATGLK from the coding sequence ATGCCCACTAAATCACGAATGGAATCCGAGAGCCGGTTCGCCGACTGGGGCTGGGCCGCCGCTGCCCTGCTGCTCACCACCGTGCTGGCCGCCTTGTGGATGGCCCCATTGTTGTGGGCGCTGAGCACCTCGCTGCGCCCCGAGGAAGAAACCGTGCTGCAGCCCATGCGCTGGCTGCCGCAGGACTGGACGCTGGGGGCCTTCACCAAGGTGCTGACCGCAGGCAACCTGCCCACCTGGATGTTCAACAGCATCGTCACCTCGGTGGCGGTCACGGTGCTGACCGTGGCCATCAGCGTGCTGGCGGCCTACGCGTTTTCGCAGCTCAAGTTCCGGGGCCGTGACGGCTTCTTTCTGCTGGCCATGGTGGGCGTGATGTTTCCGTTCGAGGCGCTGCTGATTCCGCTGTTCCGGCTGATGCACACGCTGGGCGCGATCGACACGCTGGCGGGCATCGTGCTGCCGCAGATCGTCTCGCCCATGGCCATCTACGTGTTTCGCGGCTTCTTCGATGCCATCCCGCGCGACTTCCGCGAGTCGGCCATGATGGAGGGCGCCAGCGAGTGGCAGGTGCTGTGGCACATCTTTGTGCCGATCAGCAAGAACATCCTGTGGGCCATGGCCATCATCGTGTTCATCGGCGCGTGGAACAACTTTTTGTGGCCCTTCATCGTGATCACCTCGCCCCAGATGATGACGGTGCCGGTGGGCCTGACGCAGATCCAGGATGCCTTTGGCGTGCGCTACGCCCAAACCATGGCGGCGGCCCTGCTGGGCGGTGCGCCGGTAGCGATTGCCTACCTGCTGTTCCAGCGGCGGGTGACGCACGGCTTCCTGGCTGCCACCGGTCTTAAATAA
- the msmX_3 gene encoding oligosaccharides import ATP-binding protein MsmX, translating to MSFLQLRGVEKFFGEHRAIKGINLDINKNEFIVFVGPSGCGKSTLLRMIAGLETTDGGTLHVDGRDITHLPSSQRELAMVFQSYALYPHMTVFDNMSFALKLAKVAPDEIKKKVEAAAEKLNLTAYLKRTPKELSGGQRQRVAIGRAIVRAPKIFLFDEPLSNLDAALRGQTRVEIHKLHRALGVTTIYVTHDQVEAMTLADRVVVLRDGAIEQVGAPLELYDKPANQFVAQFIGMPSMNIVKAAQLSQFGALAGQAAGRVPKDGLIGVRPEGVKVLPVGSAGVPGKVELIEALGADTLIHVDVAGTQMISRQAERTSLQIGDPVTLEFDLNTLHCFDSAGRMVTLG from the coding sequence ATGTCATTTCTGCAACTCCGTGGTGTTGAAAAATTCTTTGGCGAGCACCGCGCCATCAAAGGTATCAACCTCGATATCAACAAGAACGAATTCATCGTCTTCGTCGGCCCCTCTGGCTGCGGCAAGTCCACCCTGCTGCGCATGATCGCCGGGCTGGAGACCACCGATGGCGGCACCCTGCACGTCGATGGACGGGACATCACCCACCTGCCGTCCAGCCAGCGCGAGCTGGCCATGGTGTTCCAGAGCTACGCCCTGTACCCGCACATGACGGTGTTCGACAACATGTCCTTCGCCCTCAAGCTGGCCAAGGTGGCCCCGGACGAGATCAAGAAAAAGGTCGAGGCCGCCGCCGAAAAGCTCAACCTCACCGCCTACCTCAAGCGCACCCCCAAGGAGCTCTCCGGCGGCCAGCGCCAGCGCGTCGCCATTGGCCGCGCCATCGTGCGGGCCCCCAAGATATTTTTGTTCGATGAACCTTTGTCGAACCTGGATGCCGCCCTGCGTGGCCAGACCCGGGTCGAAATCCACAAGCTGCACCGCGCCCTGGGCGTGACCACCATCTACGTGACCCACGACCAGGTGGAGGCCATGACCCTGGCCGACCGCGTGGTGGTGCTGCGCGACGGTGCCATCGAACAGGTGGGTGCACCGCTGGAGCTGTACGACAAGCCGGCCAACCAGTTCGTGGCGCAGTTCATCGGCATGCCGTCGATGAACATCGTCAAGGCCGCCCAGCTGTCGCAGTTTGGCGCGCTGGCCGGCCAGGCCGCAGGCCGGGTTCCCAAGGACGGCCTGATCGGCGTGCGCCCCGAAGGCGTGAAGGTTTTGCCCGTGGGCAGCGCCGGTGTACCCGGCAAGGTGGAACTGATCGAAGCCCTGGGGGCCGACACCCTGATCCACGTGGACGTGGCGGGCACGCAGATGATCTCGCGCCAGGCCGAGCGCACCAGTTTGCAGATCGGCGACCCGGTCACGCTGGAGTTCGACCTGAACACCCTGCACTGCTTCGACAGCGCGGGCCGCATGGTGACTTTGGGCTAA